The Periophthalmus magnuspinnatus isolate fPerMag1 chromosome 19, fPerMag1.2.pri, whole genome shotgun sequence region ctcccccctGGTTCTCTGGTCCTTACCCCTGgtgtctcccctgtctcccccctGGTTCTCTGGTCCTTACCCCTGgtgtctcccctgtctcccccctGGTTCTCCGGTCCTTACCCCTCttctcccctgtctccccctGGTTCTGCGGCCCTTACCCCTGgtgtctcccctgtctcccccctGGTTCTCCGGCCCTTAACCCTGgtgtctcccctgtctcccccctGGTTCTCTGGTCCTTACCCCTGgtgtctcccctgtctcccccctGGTTCTCCCGTCCTTACCCCTGgtgtctcccctgtctcccccctGGTTCTCTGGTCCTTACCCCTGgtgtctcccctgtctcccccctGGTTCTCTGGTCCTTACCCCTGgtgtctcccctgtctcccccctGGTTCTCCGGTCCTTACCCCTGGTGTCTCCCCCCTGGTTCTCCGGCCCTTACCCCTGgtgtctcccctgtctcccccctGGTTCTCCGGTCCTtatccctcttctccccctgtctccccccTGGTTTGCCGGTCCTTACCCCTGgtgtctcccctgtctccccctGGTTCTCCGGTCCTTACCCCTGgtgtctcccctgtctcccccctGGTTCTCTGGTCCTTACCCCTGgtgtctcccctgtctcccctGCTGGTTCTCTGGTCCTTACCCCTGgtgtctcccctgtctcccctGCTGGTTCTCCGGTCCTtacccctcttctccccctgtctccccctGGTTCTCCGGCCCTTACCCCTGgtgtctcccctgtctcccccctGGTTCTCTGGTCCTTACCCCTGgtgtctcccctgtctcccccctGGTTCTCCGGTCCTTACCCCTGGTGTCTCCCCTGTCTTCCCCCAGGTTCTCCGGCCCTTACCCCTGGTGTCTCCCCTGTTTCCCCCCTGGTTCTCCGGCCCTTACCCCTGatgtctcccctgtctcccctGCTGGTTCTCCGGTCCTTACCCCTGgtgtctcccctgtctcccccctGGTTCTCCGGCCCTTACCCCTGGTGTCTCCCCTATCTCCCCCCTGGTTCTCTGGTCCTTACCCCTTgtgtctcccctgtctcccccctggtgtctcccctgtctcccccctGGTTCTCCGGCCCTTACCCCTGgtgtctcccctgtctcccccctGGTTCTCCGGCCCTTACCCCTGGTGTCGCCCCACCCGGTGACCCAGCAGTAGTGCCCTGGCTGCAGGCTGATCTGTTTGCGCGGCAGGCAGGCGTAGCGGATGAAGTGTGAGGGGTGGATGTCTGTTCCGGCTTTGACCAGGGCGATGTCGTAGTCCAGTTCGCTGTGCGTCGGGTACCGGAAGTTTTCGTGGCGGTAAATCCGTTTGACCGGGAAAATCCTCTCGGCCGTTTCAGAAcgcttcagtttgtgtttgcCCAGAACGATCCTCCAGCTGCCCGCCTCCTCGGCCTTACCCCTGCAGAGACACACGAGGGACAAGGACATTTATACGATTAAAGTCTAATATTAATGCACTGGACTTACATAATACACGCCAAAAAGAAACTAAACTGACATTACAAGGTACACTATATGCACCCACGAAGAttagaagttattgctttgcctaaaaaagccatttttaaaccgCAATGACCTTGAGAAAACGATTCATGCTTTAATCAGCTCTAGAATATATTATTGTAATTCACTTTATGTTggtgtctctcagtcgtccctgagtcgcctccaacttgtgcaaaatgctgcagcacgatttttaaccaacacatccagacgccaacacatcaccccagtcctttattcactccactggcttcctgttacttttagagttgattttaaagtttaactttttgtttttaaagttcttaatggcctcgccCCGCCCTACTTGGCTGAACTGTTGATGGTCCGAAATccaaaccgggccttgaggtcatcaAATCAACTCCTTCTGGAAGTTCCAAAAACTAAatccaaacactggggtgatctTCTCTGTTGTtgggcccaaactctggaacaaactgcctcctGATATGCACCATCACTGACTTCGGTCTTTtcaaatccaggcttaaaacatatttattcaaactggccttcaacacttagtaatgttgtgacacattatcattatttatattttgttgtattaatgtattttattctattttattctcctatttttactgttttagtatgattttaacttgttttaatttgattttactggaaagcactttggtcaccttgagtgttgtaaagtgctctataaataaatgttgattgattgattgatatagAAGAAATCCCCCAAACATCTgatccataaatgttgaactgtctcattatttgtttgggatcggctccacaaacatgatttaaattcattttcaggaacctgtgatcaatccgagcgttcatggtcctgtttaggagtttgattttcaacaaaaaggtgagagcgactaactgaaaacctgttggctaacgctagctagcatgtgactgtaatgttattttagagggacttttttttacagcacaaatcagatcaTCTGTTCTAGCTCCAGTTTAGTCGAGTTCTTTCTGGTTAGAttgttcagattaaagtctaactggaGTAACAgcatttcagacagagcagtgcattcAGTTAGCATTACACTCTTGGGGAATGTTGGTGCCATCAGCTAAAAAGTATCGATAACCTAGTACAGATTCATTTACAGTAGCAGTAGATCGATGGTACGTACTTCTGGAAACAGTGCGCCGCCGTCAGGACCCAGTTCTTATGGATCAAAGTTCCTCCGCAGACATGAATGTAGTGTTTAGAACCACGAGGACGCACCTggaacacaaacactttaactcTGCAGTACttatgtgtgtactgtgtagtaTTTGTGAATGTAGTATTGCAGTGGTGATGTCCCTCAGAGTACTTACAACTGTGTGTAATAGTAGGTGTAGAATTACCTGTAGAGACGCTTGCCAGGACCAGGAGTGTGGACGTACCTCAGAGTACTTTTACCTCTGCGCTTTGTGTACTTataatgcagtagtagtagtttttgtagtatattttttttactttgtgtatttgtagttgtagtagtagtagatgtagtatgCAAGGGCcaatgtgtgtactttgtgtatttgtagttgtagtagtagtagatgtagtatgCCAGGGCcaatgtgtgtactttgtgtagtagtagtagtagtagtagtagtagtagtagtagtagtagtagtagtagtagtagtagtagtagtagtagtagtagtagtagtagtagtagtagtagtagtagtagtagtagtagtatgccAGGGCCAGTGTGTGTACTTTGTAGTATGTTTACCTGCAGAGACAATTGCCAGGACCAGGAGTGTGGACGTACCTCAGAGTACTTTTACCTCTGCGCTTTGTGTACTTataatgcagtagtagtagtttttgtagtatattttttttactttgtgtatttgtagttgtagtagtagtagatgtagtatgCAAGGGCcaatgtgtgtactttgtgtatttgtagttgtagtagtagtagatgtagtatgCCAGGGCcaatgtgtgtactttgtgtagtagtagtagtagtagtagtagtagtagtagtagtagtagtagtagtagtagtagtagtagtagtagtagtagtagtagtagtagtagtagtagtagtagtagtagtagtagtagtagtagtatgccAGGGCCAGTGTGTGTACTTTGTAGTATGTTTACCTGCAGAGACAATTGCCAGGACCAGGAGTGTGGACGTACATCAGAGTACTTTTACCTCTGCGCTTTGTGTACTTataatgcagtagtagtagttttttgtAGTATATTTACCTGCAGAGATACTTGCCAGGGCCAGGAGTGCGGTCGGGCTTCGTTTCCGGACACGATTCTTTCAACCATGTTTGGTTTGAAGTGAGGCATCCCACAGTCTGTCGGCCAGTCTGAGGAGGAAAAACAGTCTAatacaagaggagaaacagtctaaaacaagaggagaaacagtctgatacaagaggagaaacagtctaaaacaagaggagaaacagtctagtacaagaggagaaaaagtctaaaacaagaggagaaacagtctaaaacaagaggagaaacagtctaatacaagaggagaaacagtctgatacaagaggagaaacagtctgatacaagaggagaaacagtctgatacaagaggagaaacagtctgatacaagaggagaaacagtctgatacaagaggagaaacagtctaatacaagaggagaaacagtctaaaacaagaggagaaacagtctgatacaagaggagaaacagtctgatacaagaggagaaacagtctaatacaagaggaggagaaacagtctaaaacaagaggagaaacagtctaatacaagaggagaaacagtctaatacaagaggagaaacagtctaaaacaagaggagaaacagtctgatacaagaggagaaacagtctaatacaagaggagaaacagtctaaaacaagaggagaaacagtctaatacaagaggagaaacagtctaaaacaagaggagaaacagtctaaaacaagaggagaaacagtctaaaacaagaggagaaacagtctgatacaagaggagaaacagtctaaaacaagaggagaaacagtctgatacaagaagagaaacagtctgatacaagaggagaaacagtctaaaacaagaggagaaacagtctagtacaagaggagaaacagtctaaaacaagaggagaaacagtctgatacaagaggagaaacagtctgatacaagaggagaaacagtctgatacaagaggagaaacagtctgatacaagaggagaaacagtctgatacaagaggagaaacagtctaatacaagaggagaaacagtctaaaacaagaggagaaacagtctgatacaagaggagaaacagtctgatacaagaggagaaacagtctgatacaagaggagaaacagtctaatacaagaggagaaacagtctaaaacaagaggagaaacagtctaatacaagaggagaaacagtctaatacaagaggagaaacagtctaaaacaagaggagaaacagtctgatacaagaggagaaacagtctgatacaagaggagaaacagtctgatacaagaggagaaacagtctaatacaagaggagaaacagtctaaaacaagaggagaaacagtctgatacaagaggagaaacagtctgatacaagaggagaaacagtctgatacaagaggagaaacagtctaatacaagaggagaaacagtctaaaacaagaggagaaacagtctaatacaagaggagaaacagtctaaaacaagaggagaaacagtctgatacaagaggagaaacagtctgatacaagaggagaaacagtctgatacaagaggagaaacagtctaatacaagaggagaaacagtctaaaacaagaggagaaacagtctgatacaagaggagaaacagtctgatacaagaggagaaacagtctgatacaagaggagaaacagtctaatacaagaggagaaacagtctaaaacaagaggagaaacagtctaatacaagaggagaaacagtctaatacaagaggagaaacagtctaaaacaagaggagaaacagtctgatacaagaggagaaacagtctaatacaagaggagaaacagtctaaaacaagaggagaaacagtctaatacaagaggagaaacagtctaatacaagaggagaaacagtctaaaacaagaggagaaacagtctaatacaagaggagaaacagtctaatacaagaggagaaacagtctaatacaagaggagaaacagtctaatacaagaggagaaacagtctaaaacaagaggagaaacagtctgatacaagaggagaaacagtctgATACAAGAGTTTGAGAGCCGCTTGATGAGTGAAGATaaacaacagcagaagtcagACTCAGGGTCAGTCTCAGGGTCGTGAGATTGATTCCCGGACATCAGAGTCAGAGCTGTGTGTGcggaactgtgtgtgtgtggagctgtgtgtgtgtggaactgtgtgtgtgtggagctgtgtgtgtgtggaactgtgtgtgtgtggagctgtgtgtacggagctgtgtgtgtgtggagctgtgtgtgcggagctgtgtgtgtgtggagctgtgtgcgcggagctgtgtgtgtgtggagccgtgtgtgtgaggagct contains the following coding sequences:
- the zgc:112285 gene encoding elastase-1, which translates into the protein MAIEPPPPLLRLLPLLLPLLLSKAPAQAYTLTPGRQPQHKILHLDWPTDCGMPHFKPNMVERIVSGNEARPHSWPWQVSLQVRPRGSKHYIHVCGGTLIHKNWVLTAAHCFQKGKAEEAGSWRIVLGKHKLKRSETAERIFPVKRIYRHENFRYPTHSELDYDIALVKAGTDIHPSHFIRYACLPRKQISLQPGHYCWVTGWGDTRGGKENVSLAEALNQARLPIIDFKTCRQKKFWGDRVRDSMICAGFRDTEDPPAACQGDSGGPLLCQLDRDRWEVHGVVSFGPIGCTVENKPSVFTRTAAYIPWIEATRIRDFFLH